A window from Micromonospora profundi encodes these proteins:
- a CDS encoding winged helix-turn-helix transcriptional regulator translates to MLTQTLRKLEREGLVSRSVTAGVPARVDYQLTPLGESLLPVQRAIKAWAETHIAEVHEARARYDDADVRQCG, encoded by the coding sequence ATGCTCACCCAGACGCTGCGCAAACTGGAGCGCGAGGGCCTGGTGAGCCGGTCGGTGACCGCTGGCGTGCCGGCCCGGGTCGACTACCAGCTGACGCCGCTGGGCGAGAGCCTGCTGCCCGTGCAACGGGCCATCAAGGCGTGGGCAGAAACGCACATCGCCGAGGTGCACGAGGCCCGAGCCCGCTACGACGACGCGGACGTGCGTCAGTGCGGGTAG
- a CDS encoding zinc-binding dehydrogenase — protein sequence MSITGAAGGVGGLLLELAALRGVRTVAVADPRDEELVRGLGADWFVPRTDRLGAAVRAVVPGGVDAVVDAAVVGVAAHEAMRGGGTFVALVAPFAPPPLRATRVVVQEVCADGARLAELSALVDSGS from the coding sequence GTGAGCATCACCGGGGCGGCCGGCGGGGTGGGTGGTCTGCTGCTCGAACTGGCGGCGCTGCGCGGTGTGCGGACCGTAGCGGTGGCAGACCCCCGGGACGAGGAGTTGGTACGCGGGCTGGGCGCCGACTGGTTCGTGCCGCGTACCGACCGGTTGGGCGCGGCGGTGCGCGCAGTGGTTCCGGGTGGGGTGGACGCGGTGGTCGACGCCGCGGTCGTCGGCGTCGCGGCTCACGAGGCGATGCGGGGCGGGGGAACGTTCGTGGCGCTGGTGGCGCCGTTCGCCCCGCCGCCGTTGCGGGCCACCCGGGTCGTCGTTCAGGAGGTCTGCGCCGACGGCGCCCGGTTGGCGGAGTTGTCAGCGCTTGTCGACAGCGGCAGTTGA
- a CDS encoding LacI family DNA-binding transcriptional regulator: MRPTLQAVAEAVGVSRSTVSNAYSRPDQLSAALRERILDAARQLGYPGPNPTARSLRRGFVGSIGVLFTSQLSYAFTDPFAVRFLAGVGGAAERHGTSMLLVPLPPAQTDARRAVENAAVDGFCVYCAADEEWALDVIRERGLPFVTTAAREDAGPDDRFVGIDERAAAHRIAAHVAGLGHRRVALLADAVLPDASTGPVTLAGADEVWHPTTRDRLAGFADAFAEVGVDWGELTLVSAAGNSRAAGVAAVAGLFDRPAPPTAVLAGSDVLALGVLDALAQRPGNTNPPVSVTGFDDIPEAATAGLTTVRQPAEEKGRIAAELLLDPPTDPAAGHVLLPTALIVRSSTGPVPRS; the protein is encoded by the coding sequence GTGAGGCCAACACTGCAAGCCGTCGCGGAGGCCGTGGGCGTTTCCCGCAGCACCGTGTCCAACGCCTACAGTCGCCCCGACCAGCTCTCCGCCGCCCTGCGCGAGCGGATCCTCGACGCAGCCCGGCAGCTCGGCTACCCCGGTCCCAACCCCACCGCCCGCTCCCTGCGTCGCGGCTTCGTCGGCTCGATCGGGGTGCTGTTCACCTCGCAACTGTCGTACGCCTTCACCGACCCCTTCGCGGTCCGCTTCCTCGCCGGGGTCGGCGGCGCCGCCGAACGGCACGGCACCAGCATGCTGCTGGTGCCGCTGCCGCCGGCCCAGACCGACGCCCGGCGGGCGGTGGAGAACGCCGCAGTCGACGGCTTCTGTGTCTACTGCGCCGCCGACGAGGAATGGGCGCTGGACGTGATCCGGGAGCGTGGCCTGCCGTTCGTCACCACTGCGGCCCGCGAGGACGCCGGCCCCGACGACCGGTTCGTCGGCATCGACGAGCGCGCGGCGGCCCACCGCATCGCCGCGCACGTGGCCGGCCTCGGCCACCGCCGGGTCGCCCTGCTCGCCGACGCCGTGCTGCCCGACGCGTCGACCGGCCCGGTCACCCTGGCCGGGGCGGACGAGGTGTGGCATCCGACCACCCGCGACCGGCTTGCCGGCTTCGCCGACGCGTTCGCCGAGGTCGGCGTCGACTGGGGCGAGTTGACGCTGGTCAGCGCTGCGGGCAACAGCCGGGCCGCCGGAGTCGCCGCCGTCGCCGGGCTGTTCGACAGGCCCGCACCGCCGACAGCCGTGCTGGCCGGCTCCGACGTGCTCGCCCTCGGCGTGCTCGACGCGCTGGCCCAGCGGCCGGGTAACACCAACCCGCCGGTTTCGGTGACCGGCTTCGACGACATTCCCGAGGCCGCGACCGCCGGCCTCACCACCGTCCGGCAACCGGCCGAGGAGAAGGGCCGGATCGCCGCCGAACTGCTGCTCGACCCACCCACGGACCCCGCAGCCGGTCACGTGCTGCTGCCCACCGCGCTCATCGTCCGGTCCTCCACCGGACCTGTCCCGAGGAGTTGA
- a CDS encoding serine/threonine-protein kinase, which produces MSQFTPALRLHDRYVLHERIGLGGMSEVWRADDEVLGRPVAVKVLAGQLAADPHLMATIRREARAAARLTHPHVTQVYDYAEATLAGGVVVPYLVMELVDGHNLADRLRSGPMPWPEAVRVAGQIAAALAAAHRIGVVHRDVKPGNVMLTDTGAKVLDFGIAALGGLDSRSGEPLMGTPAYFAPERLAAGPPDPASDVYALGALLYRLLTGQAPLPVQSWEDALRVHRQRTPVPPLRVPGLPADIAELTLTCLATDPAHRPSAARIARRFGTAQPVEPEMLGFPHSAAAHPPTEMMRLPSPAPTGNRSTEMAHVPSSTQAVHPPTLIDRSATPAVLAPAATPLAATAPAATAPAGTAPRRRRSRRPLAVLTAAGLAAVVGLGALLTQGPDSPESPDTSQLAAPSATNSPTPSPTTQSPRPTSPAAPPPTTSAPTPTPTRTFGQQVPVSLWQVTGEFTAVLAQAQARGDIDRRTAEDLRDDLADLGSRPRDRARNIADLRERIAKLVERREMSARTGAQLDALLTQATTAATGRTDD; this is translated from the coding sequence ATGTCACAGTTCACGCCTGCCCTCCGCCTCCACGACCGCTACGTGCTGCACGAGCGGATCGGCCTCGGCGGCATGTCCGAGGTGTGGCGGGCCGACGACGAAGTGCTCGGCCGGCCCGTCGCGGTGAAGGTGCTCGCCGGGCAGCTCGCCGCCGACCCGCACCTGATGGCCACCATCCGGCGCGAGGCCCGCGCGGCCGCCCGGCTCACCCACCCGCACGTGACCCAGGTGTACGACTACGCCGAGGCGACACTGGCCGGCGGAGTGGTAGTGCCATACCTGGTGATGGAGCTGGTCGACGGGCACAACCTCGCCGATCGCCTGCGGTCCGGGCCGATGCCCTGGCCGGAGGCGGTCCGGGTGGCCGGGCAGATCGCCGCCGCGCTGGCCGCCGCGCACCGCATCGGCGTGGTGCACCGGGACGTCAAACCGGGCAACGTCATGCTCACCGACACTGGTGCCAAGGTGCTCGACTTCGGCATCGCCGCGCTCGGCGGGCTCGACAGCCGATCCGGCGAACCGCTGATGGGCACCCCCGCCTACTTCGCCCCCGAGCGCCTCGCCGCTGGCCCACCCGACCCGGCCAGCGACGTGTACGCCCTCGGCGCGCTGCTCTACCGCCTGCTCACCGGCCAGGCGCCGCTGCCAGTGCAGAGCTGGGAGGACGCCCTCAGGGTGCACCGGCAGCGCACGCCGGTGCCGCCGCTGCGGGTGCCCGGCCTGCCGGCCGACATCGCCGAGCTGACCCTCACCTGCCTCGCCACCGATCCGGCCCACCGGCCGAGCGCCGCCCGGATCGCCCGCCGGTTCGGCACCGCGCAGCCTGTCGAGCCGGAGATGCTGGGCTTTCCGCACTCGGCGGCAGCCCATCCGCCCACCGAGATGATGCGTCTCCCGTCGCCAGCTCCGACGGGCAACCGGTCCACGGAGATGGCGCACGTCCCGTCGTCGACCCAAGCAGTCCACCCGCCCACGCTCATCGACCGCTCGGCGACCCCAGCGGTCCTCGCGCCGGCCGCCACCCCGCTGGCGGCTACCGCACCGGCCGCTACCGCACCGGCGGGCACCGCACCCCGTCGGCGTCGGTCCCGCCGGCCGCTCGCCGTGCTGACCGCCGCCGGGCTCGCGGCAGTGGTCGGGCTCGGCGCGCTGCTCACCCAGGGCCCCGACTCGCCTGAGTCACCCGATACCTCGCAGCTCGCCGCCCCGTCCGCCACCAACTCCCCGACGCCCTCGCCCACCACACAGTCGCCGAGGCCGACGTCACCGGCCGCGCCGCCGCCCACCACCAGCGCACCGACTCCGACTCCGACCCGGACGTTCGGCCAGCAGGTGCCGGTGAGCCTGTGGCAGGTGACCGGCGAGTTCACAGCGGTGCTTGCCCAGGCGCAGGCGCGCGGCGACATCGACCGCAGGACCGCCGAGGACCTGCGCGACGACCTCGCCGACCTGGGCAGCCGGCCACGCGACCGCGCCCGCAACATCGCCGACCTGCGGGAACGCATCGCCAAGCTGGTCGAGCGGCGCGAGATGTCGGCGCGTACGGGCGCCCAGCTCGACGCCCTGCTCACCCAGGCGACCACTGCCGCCACCGGCCGCACCGACGACTGA
- a CDS encoding DinB family protein: protein MTSLPVTFASDVVGASAHEQFEAFIDEHRNALDGCLDGLTEEQARLSLVPSRTTLLGLVKHVTFVEKVWFDEAVTCRSRAEIGLPESSEDSFLLDADDTIASVRQAHREACAASRRATAALGLDDVLRGNRRGPLPLRWVYLHVLRELAQHCGHAEILREQILAE from the coding sequence ATGACGTCCCTTCCGGTGACCTTCGCCTCCGACGTGGTCGGCGCTTCCGCACATGAGCAGTTCGAGGCTTTCATCGACGAGCACCGCAACGCGCTCGACGGCTGTCTGGACGGGTTGACCGAGGAGCAGGCGCGCCTGTCGTTGGTGCCGTCCCGTACGACCCTGCTCGGCCTGGTGAAGCACGTCACGTTCGTCGAGAAGGTGTGGTTCGACGAGGCCGTAACGTGCCGGTCCCGCGCCGAGATCGGCTTACCGGAGTCGTCGGAGGATTCGTTCCTCCTCGACGCCGACGACACGATCGCCAGCGTGCGGCAAGCACACCGGGAGGCGTGTGCGGCGTCCCGCCGGGCGACGGCCGCCCTGGGTCTGGACGACGTGCTGCGCGGAAACCGGCGGGGGCCGCTGCCGCTGCGCTGGGTCTATCTGCACGTGCTGCGGGAGTTGGCGCAGCACTGCGGGCACGCGGAGATCCTCCGCGAGCAGATCCTCGCCGAGTAG
- a CDS encoding VOC family protein, whose translation MDALPSRLSVVTVGARDMGRLRSFYRSLGWPESTGSDDSWSAFLLGGVLFALFPLPELAAEAAPGVPGPTGGWSGVTLACNVDSRAEVDTAFAAAVAAGATVVAEPTDRPWGGRSAYIADPEGNRWEVAWAGTARFDERGALVSFG comes from the coding sequence ATGGACGCACTTCCCTCCCGACTGTCGGTTGTCACAGTGGGCGCCCGCGACATGGGCCGGCTGCGGTCGTTCTACCGCTCGCTGGGCTGGCCCGAGTCGACGGGCAGCGACGACAGTTGGTCGGCGTTCCTGCTCGGCGGCGTTCTGTTCGCGCTCTTTCCGCTGCCGGAGTTGGCCGCCGAGGCGGCACCCGGCGTGCCCGGTCCGACCGGCGGCTGGTCCGGGGTGACCCTGGCCTGCAACGTCGACAGCCGGGCCGAGGTCGACACGGCTTTCGCCGCAGCGGTCGCGGCGGGTGCGACGGTGGTGGCCGAGCCTACCGACCGGCCCTGGGGTGGGCGCTCTGCCTACATCGCCGATCCCGAGGGCAACCGTTGGGAGGTCGCATGGGCGGGAACGGCCCGCTTCGACGAGCGCGGCGCCCTGGTCTCCTTCGGTTGA
- a CDS encoding helix-turn-helix domain-containing protein, with protein MTTTAGPARGVGELLRDWRRTRGMSQLDLSIEAGVSARHLSFVETGRSRPSPELILRLAEQLDLPLAARNTVLLAGGYAPAYSTHELTDPELDPVRAAVRQILDGHSPYPALLVDKHWHLVEANPAVALFTAGADPRLLSPPVNVLRLSLHPDGMAPRILNLPQWRAHLLSRLRQQAVTSNDPILYDLHEELRGYPGDDAHETPISTAVSRIVVPLRYRHDGREMSFLSTTTLFGTPLDVTVAGLAVEAFFPADPATTASLQALAGPGAAHRP; from the coding sequence GTGACGACCACGGCAGGGCCCGCGCGCGGCGTCGGGGAGTTGCTGCGCGACTGGCGCCGAACCCGCGGGATGAGTCAGCTCGACCTGTCGATCGAGGCGGGGGTGTCGGCCCGGCATCTGAGCTTCGTGGAGACCGGGCGGTCGCGCCCGAGTCCGGAGCTGATCCTACGGCTGGCCGAGCAGCTCGACCTGCCGTTGGCGGCCCGCAACACGGTCCTGCTCGCCGGTGGCTACGCGCCCGCGTACTCCACTCACGAGCTGACCGATCCGGAGTTGGACCCGGTGCGCGCTGCAGTGCGGCAGATCCTCGACGGTCACAGCCCGTACCCAGCGCTGCTCGTCGACAAGCACTGGCACCTTGTCGAGGCCAATCCGGCAGTGGCCCTGTTCACCGCTGGCGCGGACCCCCGCCTACTGAGCCCCCCGGTGAACGTGCTGCGGCTCAGCCTGCACCCCGACGGCATGGCTCCGCGCATCCTCAACCTGCCGCAGTGGCGCGCCCATCTGCTGAGCCGGCTGCGCCAGCAGGCAGTGACGAGCAACGACCCGATCCTGTACGACCTGCACGAGGAGCTTCGCGGCTACCCCGGCGACGACGCCCACGAGACGCCGATCAGCACGGCGGTGTCACGCATCGTCGTTCCGCTGCGCTACCGCCATGACGGCCGGGAGATGTCCTTCCTCAGCACCACCACCCTCTTCGGTACGCCGCTGGACGTCACAGTCGCCGGATTGGCCGTCGAGGCCTTCTTCCCGGCCGACCCTGCGACCACCGCGTCGCTTCAGGCCCTCGCCGGCCCGGGAGCCGCTCACCGTCCCTGA
- a CDS encoding DUF1330 domain-containing protein gives MTAYGLAHLRTASTHADVLEYLRRIDATLAPFGGRFLVHGGDVEVLEGTWPGHLVIIEFPDLPTARAWYDSSDYQEIKPFRTRHIAGDVILADGVEPDHSSAELAASLARQSA, from the coding sequence ATGACCGCGTACGGACTTGCGCATCTGCGCACCGCATCCACCCACGCCGACGTGCTGGAGTACCTGCGCCGCATCGACGCCACCCTTGCCCCCTTCGGCGGCCGGTTCCTCGTCCACGGCGGCGACGTCGAGGTCCTGGAGGGTACCTGGCCGGGCCATCTGGTGATCATCGAGTTTCCCGACCTGCCCACGGCCCGCGCCTGGTACGACTCCAGCGACTACCAGGAGATCAAGCCCTTCCGGACACGGCACATCGCTGGCGACGTGATCCTGGCCGACGGAGTCGAGCCCGACCACAGTTCAGCCGAGCTCGCCGCGAGCCTTGCCCGCCAAAGCGCGTGA
- a CDS encoding carbon-nitrogen hydrolase family protein, producing the protein MQHRTPLRLAAAQPPCAPLDVAENARAHAAAVRAARARVVVFPELSLTGYELQGPVVSVEDPRLAPLVEACAETGTLALAGAPVAGEHIATLAVTGDGVTIAYRKMWLGDVEARRFRPGDAPAVLDVDGWRVGLAICKDTGVAAHAAETAALGIDVYAAGVLESACDAAVTDGRARRIATTHGVWVAVASFAGSTGGGYTEAAGGSAIWSPAGEVHAQAGTEPGSLARADIG; encoded by the coding sequence GTGCAGCACCGTACCCCACTGCGGCTCGCGGCGGCGCAACCTCCGTGCGCACCTCTGGATGTCGCGGAGAACGCGCGGGCGCACGCCGCCGCTGTCCGCGCGGCGCGCGCCCGGGTTGTCGTTTTTCCGGAGCTGTCTTTGACGGGGTACGAGTTGCAGGGGCCTGTCGTGTCGGTCGAGGATCCCCGGTTGGCGCCGCTGGTCGAGGCGTGCGCCGAGACGGGCACCCTCGCGCTGGCCGGCGCGCCGGTGGCCGGTGAGCACATCGCCACGCTGGCGGTGACCGGCGACGGCGTGACGATCGCGTACCGGAAGATGTGGCTGGGGGACGTGGAGGCCCGCCGGTTCCGGCCGGGCGACGCGCCGGCGGTGCTGGATGTGGACGGCTGGCGTGTCGGGCTGGCGATCTGCAAGGACACGGGCGTCGCCGCGCACGCGGCGGAGACGGCCGCGCTGGGGATCGACGTGTACGCGGCGGGCGTGCTGGAGTCGGCGTGCGACGCGGCGGTGACGGACGGGCGGGCGCGGCGGATCGCCACGACGCACGGGGTGTGGGTGGCGGTGGCGAGCTTCGCGGGGTCGACGGGTGGTGGCTATACCGAGGCGGCCGGCGGGTCGGCGATCTGGTCACCTGCGGGCGAGGTGCACGCACAGGCGGGCACCGAGCCCGGCTCGCTGGCCCGGGCCGACATCGGCTGA
- a CDS encoding DedA family protein, with translation MIRTSHAVLATGTPAAAAEPPQDGIVGYVTDLVERLGGPGAGLAVALENLFPPIPSEIILPLAGFVAAQGRMSLAGAIFWTTLGSVVGALALYYIGASLGRDRTRAIVQRLPLVKLSDVDRTEAWFLRHGVKAVFFGRMIPIFRSLISIPAGVERMPVRIFLLYTTLGSLIWNSTFVLAGYLLGDNWHLVEGYVGILQNVVIVVCVAGVAWFVGSRVLRARRAARNPEPVVEVTPDPIPPTPGVPDPSGRGTLYRSGSQNPHEH, from the coding sequence ATGATTCGAACGTCCCACGCCGTGCTCGCCACCGGAACCCCCGCCGCCGCGGCCGAACCGCCACAGGATGGCATCGTCGGCTACGTCACCGACCTGGTGGAACGACTCGGTGGGCCGGGCGCTGGCCTGGCGGTGGCACTGGAGAACCTGTTCCCGCCGATCCCAAGCGAGATCATCCTCCCGCTCGCGGGGTTCGTGGCCGCGCAGGGCCGGATGAGCCTCGCCGGGGCGATCTTCTGGACGACGCTCGGATCGGTGGTCGGTGCCCTGGCGCTGTACTACATCGGCGCGTCACTGGGGCGTGACCGAACGCGCGCCATCGTGCAGCGGCTGCCGCTGGTGAAGCTCAGCGACGTGGACCGGACCGAGGCGTGGTTCCTACGGCACGGCGTGAAGGCCGTCTTCTTCGGCCGGATGATTCCGATCTTCCGAAGCCTGATCTCCATCCCCGCCGGGGTGGAACGGATGCCGGTACGGATCTTCCTGCTCTACACCACGCTCGGCAGCCTCATCTGGAACAGCACCTTCGTGCTGGCCGGCTACCTGCTCGGCGACAACTGGCACCTCGTCGAGGGCTACGTCGGCATCCTCCAGAACGTCGTCATCGTGGTCTGTGTGGCCGGCGTGGCCTGGTTCGTCGGGTCCCGCGTACTGCGCGCCCGCCGCGCGGCCCGCAACCCCGAGCCCGTCGTTGAGGTCACTCCCGACCCGATCCCCCCGACGCCGGGAGTGCCCGACCCGAGTGGGCGCGGAACGCTCTACCGGAGCGGCTCACAAAACCCCCACGAGCACTGA